In Aciduliprofundum sp. MAR08-339, a single window of DNA contains:
- a CDS encoding 3-isopropylmalate dehydratase large subunit, whose translation MGMTLTEKILAKKAGKREVRAGEIVTVEPTWVMSHDNSAAILLKFKKTGVDKVWDPRKIVIILDHTVPAPTADYANNHKSIRGFVKEQGIENFWDINTGICHQVMAEKGYDLPGSVIVGADSHTTTPGAFGAFAAGIGRSEVAAIWATGKIWLRVPESYEIIVNGEMPKGVFAKDLALHIIGDVTASGAVYKAVEFKGETIRNMSIASRMVLTNMSAEMGAKNGIIEADEKTERYLQGRARGDYEIMHPDEDAEYERRYEYDASDLVPKIAFPHTVDNVRDIDKAEDIEINQVFLGTCTNGRVEDLEIAAKILKGKRVNPNVRMLVFPASWEVWKEADERGILRILADAGAVVMNPGCGPCLGAHAGVLADGEKCLSTANRNFKGRMGNPNAEIYLGSPATAAATALKGRITDPREVL comes from the coding sequence ATGGGGATGACACTCACCGAGAAGATTCTGGCAAAAAAGGCGGGAAAGAGAGAGGTCCGAGCAGGAGAGATTGTAACTGTGGAACCCACATGGGTCATGAGCCATGACAACTCCGCTGCAATTTTGCTTAAATTCAAGAAGACAGGTGTTGATAAAGTATGGGATCCGAGAAAAATCGTTATAATCCTTGACCACACAGTTCCTGCGCCAACCGCCGATTACGCGAACAACCACAAAAGCATACGGGGATTTGTGAAGGAGCAGGGCATTGAGAACTTCTGGGATATAAACACCGGAATCTGTCATCAGGTCATGGCAGAGAAGGGCTACGATCTCCCGGGAAGTGTCATAGTGGGTGCGGATTCACACACCACCACGCCCGGAGCATTCGGCGCCTTCGCCGCAGGCATCGGGAGAAGTGAGGTCGCTGCAATATGGGCAACGGGCAAAATATGGCTCCGCGTTCCAGAATCTTATGAAATCATCGTTAATGGAGAGATGCCAAAGGGCGTGTTTGCGAAGGATCTGGCTCTGCACATAATTGGAGATGTAACTGCAAGCGGAGCAGTTTACAAAGCAGTGGAATTCAAGGGCGAAACGATAAGAAATATGAGCATTGCATCGCGCATGGTTCTCACAAATATGAGCGCTGAGATGGGTGCAAAGAACGGAATAATAGAAGCAGATGAAAAAACTGAGAGGTATCTGCAGGGAAGAGCGAGGGGAGATTACGAGATAATGCATCCGGATGAGGATGCGGAATATGAAAGGAGATACGAGTACGACGCCTCCGATTTAGTTCCAAAAATCGCGTTTCCCCACACAGTGGATAATGTTCGTGACATAGATAAGGCGGAGGATATAGAGATAAATCAGGTATTTCTGGGCACCTGCACAAATGGCCGAGTGGAGGACTTGGAGATTGCGGCTAAGATTCTCAAGGGAAAGAGGGTCAATCCAAATGTGAGAATGCTCGTATTTCCCGCATCATGGGAGGTGTGGAAAGAGGCGGATGAGCGTGGAATTCTGAGGATTCTGGCCGATGCAGGCGCTGTGGTTATGAATCCCGGTTGCGGTCCGTGCCTCGGTGCGCATGCTGGCGTTCTTGCCGATGGAGAGAAATGCCTCAGCACAGCCAACAGGAATTTCAAGGGCAGAATGGGCAATCCAAATGCGGAGATTTATCTCGGCTCTCCTGCCACTGCCGCAGCAACGGCTCTTAAAGGCCGAATCACAGACCCAAGGGAGGTGTTGTGA
- a CDS encoding phospholipase D-like domain-containing protein — translation MRKSYKIAAIYVVVLLLSLTYVAVTPTTNTQQDYAANTRSQGGIFVVPIENYGYAPIIKHLIDNAKKSVHISMLLLSDYEPVKTLLNSLVEAKNRGVDVKVVYEGDISSNHYGANYLSSRGVAVKEDGSSKFLHTKLVVIDDEVVYLGSHNWSPNALGKNNEYGIVIFNQSIANVYERYFQSIWNDASSTPSAGHVYESVQGLSIETTYDGYTYNELRNLIDSASQRLYVAMYTMAYYSNPNSTEERVDTLVNGIVSKRNIASVILDNHDSENAYNYLKDKGVDVMYDSKSVTTHLKLVIADDSVYVGDANWDYEYLDNETHTVGIIIHNASVANFFAGYFLTIKKYGDAPYYIPDGFVDNWKIETQAGKDVNLTVYLANGGYINDTSFYIQTRSKLNTSIYQHPSWNRSSVYDWKAENLHIHVLNNESGNYIVAITFYSKYHHINYTMYITVNVQGEPVPEFSTYILPLMLILMAVWKKRGK, via the coding sequence ATGAGAAAATCTTACAAAATTGCAGCCATCTACGTTGTAGTTCTGCTTCTCTCTCTCACATACGTTGCAGTTACCCCCACCACGAACACTCAACAGGATTATGCTGCAAACACAAGAAGCCAGGGAGGTATTTTCGTCGTGCCCATTGAGAACTACGGATACGCACCCATAATAAAGCACCTGATTGATAACGCAAAGAAAAGCGTGCACATATCAATGCTCCTCCTAAGCGATTACGAGCCAGTGAAAACACTTCTTAATTCACTTGTAGAAGCAAAAAATAGAGGGGTGGACGTGAAAGTCGTATATGAGGGAGACATTTCCTCCAACCATTACGGGGCGAATTATCTATCATCAAGAGGTGTGGCCGTAAAGGAAGATGGCTCTTCAAAATTTCTGCATACAAAACTTGTTGTCATAGACGATGAGGTGGTTTATCTTGGCTCCCACAACTGGAGTCCAAACGCTCTTGGAAAGAACAACGAGTACGGAATTGTGATATTCAACCAGAGCATTGCCAATGTTTACGAGAGGTATTTTCAGTCCATCTGGAACGATGCATCTTCAACTCCCAGCGCTGGACATGTGTATGAAAGCGTTCAGGGATTGAGCATAGAGACAACCTACGATGGGTACACCTACAACGAGTTAAGGAATCTCATAGATTCTGCAAGCCAGAGACTCTACGTGGCCATGTACACCATGGCCTATTACTCAAACCCCAACAGCACGGAGGAGCGGGTTGATACCCTGGTCAATGGGATTGTGAGCAAAAGGAATATTGCATCTGTCATACTTGATAACCATGATAGTGAGAATGCGTACAACTATCTGAAAGATAAAGGTGTGGACGTAATGTACGATTCGAAGTCTGTCACAACACATCTTAAACTGGTCATCGCAGATGATTCCGTGTACGTGGGAGATGCAAACTGGGATTATGAATATTTGGATAACGAGACTCACACTGTTGGAATAATAATCCACAATGCATCGGTGGCAAACTTCTTTGCGGGATACTTCCTAACAATAAAGAAATACGGAGACGCTCCCTACTACATTCCAGACGGTTTTGTGGATAACTGGAAAATTGAGACTCAGGCTGGGAAGGATGTAAATCTCACAGTATATCTTGCCAATGGTGGGTACATAAACGATACATCCTTTTACATACAGACAAGAAGCAAACTCAACACTTCAATCTACCAGCATCCTTCCTGGAATAGAAGTTCAGTATACGACTGGAAAGCCGAAAACCTGCACATACACGTGCTGAACAACGAATCCGGAAACTACATTGTGGCCATAACTTTCTACTCAAAGTACCATCACATAAACTACACCATGTACATAACCGTGAACGTGCAAGGAGAGCCTGTTCCAGAATTCAGCACCTATATCCTCCCACTAATGCTCATACTCATGGCGGTGTGGAAAAAGAGAGGAAAATGA
- a CDS encoding zinc ribbon domain-containing protein — translation MNSVKIAVLLVFVLGMTLVVLGGVFNPYTEVVNLPEGGFRGIGFRMYGGEVVSYNLTSFHTFTVYIMSKSEFYKLLNNGTFNGSYYTQTGRAMELSFSVPKTGIYYIVIANFNSKTAIEVDLTFKKTLNWPLAIAGSLIVILSTISLLFVIHLDTKKPPRDSQCPNCKREVSSRWRFCPYCRYELGGEKDEN, via the coding sequence GTGAATTCGGTAAAAATTGCTGTGCTTCTTGTATTTGTGTTGGGGATGACACTTGTGGTGCTGGGCGGCGTGTTTAATCCCTATACAGAGGTGGTAAATCTTCCGGAGGGAGGATTCAGGGGTATAGGATTTAGAATGTACGGAGGGGAGGTGGTGAGCTACAACCTCACATCATTTCATACATTCACCGTATACATAATGAGTAAATCCGAGTTTTACAAACTGCTTAACAATGGCACGTTTAACGGAAGTTATTACACTCAAACTGGGAGGGCTATGGAATTGAGTTTTTCTGTTCCCAAGACTGGAATATACTATATCGTAATAGCGAATTTCAATTCAAAAACTGCCATAGAAGTTGACCTAACGTTCAAGAAGACCCTGAACTGGCCTCTGGCTATTGCGGGCAGCTTAATTGTGATACTTTCTACGATTTCTCTTTTATTTGTGATTCATTTGGATACCAAGAAACCACCAAGGGATTCACAATGTCCAAACTGTAAGCGTGAGGTAAGCTCCCGATGGAGATTCTGCCCCTACTGCAGATACGAACTTGGGGGAGAGAAGGATGAAAATTAA
- a CDS encoding 3-isopropylmalate dehydratase small subunit — protein sequence MGRVWKYGDDVNTDVIFPGKYTYKIMSDEEMASHALEDLDPDFAENVKPGDVIVAGKNWGYGSSREQAVKCLKAAGIKAIIAESFARIYYRNCINLGLPAITLKKEDIERFDAGDEVELDIERGIIENKTKDFVIHFPPFEGYVMDIIRAGGIIEYIRKQGK from the coding sequence ATGGGAAGAGTGTGGAAATATGGAGATGATGTGAACACCGATGTGATATTCCCCGGCAAGTACACTTACAAGATAATGAGCGACGAGGAGATGGCCTCGCACGCGCTGGAGGATCTGGACCCCGATTTTGCCGAGAATGTTAAGCCTGGAGACGTTATCGTCGCGGGCAAGAACTGGGGATACGGATCCTCCAGAGAGCAGGCGGTGAAGTGCCTGAAAGCGGCAGGAATAAAGGCGATAATCGCCGAAAGTTTCGCAAGGATATACTACAGAAACTGCATCAATCTGGGGCTTCCGGCGATAACACTAAAAAAAGAGGACATTGAAAGATTCGATGCCGGCGATGAGGTTGAGTTGGACATAGAGAGGGGAATTATTGAGAACAAGACAAAGGACTTTGTAATTCATTTCCCACCCTTTGAAGGATACGTCATGGACATAATCCGTGCAGGAGGCATAATTGAGTACATAAGAAAACAGGGAAAATGA
- a CDS encoding NOB1 family endonuclease, with translation MKRYVIDSSALIEGFIPPGDVEIYTTPGVESEVKSKGVYFPIIKVVSPSRYNTKLAVKAAKETGDFHSLSNVDIELIALALQLNATLITDDYAMQNVASHLNLEFMGIHQDEIKEIRRWKWRCTSCGRYYSKYYSSCPVCGGELNRVRKSGKRR, from the coding sequence GTGAAGAGATATGTGATTGACTCCTCCGCCCTGATCGAAGGATTCATTCCGCCTGGAGATGTTGAGATCTACACCACGCCAGGTGTTGAAAGTGAAGTCAAGAGCAAGGGTGTGTATTTTCCCATAATAAAGGTTGTTTCACCCTCAAGGTACAACACAAAACTAGCGGTCAAGGCCGCCAAGGAAACAGGAGATTTTCATTCCTTGAGCAATGTGGACATTGAACTCATAGCACTTGCTCTGCAACTTAACGCAACCCTGATTACGGATGATTACGCAATGCAGAATGTTGCCTCTCATTTGAACCTGGAATTTATGGGCATTCATCAGGATGAGATAAAAGAGATTCGCAGGTGGAAGTGGAGATGCACATCCTGCGGAAGGTACTATTCAAAATACTACTCCTCATGCCCTGTATGCGGAGGAGAGTTGAATAGAGTAAGAAAATCGGGAAAGAGAAGATGA
- a CDS encoding metal-dependent transcriptional regulator, whose translation MLTEAESRYIMAIYDSYNRGVCEFGPKYIANIMNVKRPTAYEMLNRLKNKGIIAKCGKKYKFTEEGLSMARKIIRTHRIIETMLYRAGVELERACSVASRIQMGVDEDVVDTLCHYLGDPKRCPHGRPIPEVDK comes from the coding sequence GTGCTCACGGAGGCTGAATCAAGGTATATAATGGCGATTTACGACTCCTATAACAGGGGTGTGTGCGAGTTCGGGCCAAAGTACATTGCGAATATCATGAATGTCAAGAGGCCAACGGCCTATGAGATGCTTAACAGACTGAAGAACAAGGGAATTATAGCGAAGTGTGGAAAGAAGTACAAATTTACGGAGGAGGGCCTATCCATGGCCAGAAAGATCATAAGGACTCATAGAATAATTGAAACGATGCTCTATCGGGCTGGCGTGGAACTTGAGCGTGCCTGCAGTGTTGCATCCAGAATTCAAATGGGCGTTGATGAGGATGTGGTGGACACACTTTGCCATTATCTAGGTGATCCCAAAAGATGCCCCCATGGCAGGCCAATCCCTGAGGTGGATAAATGA
- a CDS encoding zinc ribbon domain-containing protein, translating into MKIKAVLLILLTLLTSLTPMIHAEGSNVLGYQWDFYGQHFSLSIFINGTSKPEITHEGNVWSISMSIPYSDYSFYHRYPAGYRIGDNYTYLAYFLTPNDTYMKELASMLDSIARENGWNRLTEANFILSFVQNVPYVSDFKSTGFLDYYKFPIETLLERGGDCEDKSLLLATIMYILDYDVVLFVMKVIYGGVYGHVAVGLNVRDPSGPFRVYLRDYFVYKETRYYYMESTGSNTMLLDGGSIKYVHYWTGISPAEAGAKIENLTVVPLNTRHYDGYFPKYGYVKEVREHSGFGWYFLYASLLALSFLTLFAYALRKEKKRCPVCNYELEPDFEYCPNCGYWLRKP; encoded by the coding sequence ATGAAAATTAAGGCTGTATTACTCATCCTGCTTACCTTGCTCACCTCACTCACACCCATGATACACGCCGAGGGTTCAAATGTTCTTGGCTACCAGTGGGATTTCTATGGACAGCATTTTTCTCTTAGCATATTCATAAACGGTACTTCAAAGCCGGAGATAACCCACGAGGGCAATGTATGGAGTATTAGTATGTCCATCCCCTACTCCGATTACTCTTTTTATCACAGATATCCTGCTGGATACAGGATTGGAGATAATTATACTTACCTTGCCTATTTCCTCACACCAAATGATACCTATATGAAAGAACTGGCCAGCATGCTGGATTCCATAGCAAGGGAAAACGGATGGAACAGGTTAACAGAGGCAAATTTCATACTCTCCTTTGTGCAGAATGTTCCATATGTAAGTGATTTCAAGTCTACAGGATTTCTTGATTACTACAAGTTTCCCATTGAAACTCTTCTGGAAAGAGGTGGTGATTGTGAGGATAAGTCCCTGCTTCTGGCCACGATAATGTACATTCTTGACTACGATGTTGTGCTATTTGTTATGAAGGTTATATATGGGGGTGTTTATGGGCATGTGGCAGTTGGTCTCAATGTACGCGATCCATCAGGACCATTTAGGGTGTACCTGAGAGATTATTTTGTTTACAAAGAAACGAGGTACTACTATATGGAGTCCACAGGGTCAAACACCATGCTGCTGGATGGAGGTTCCATAAAATACGTTCATTACTGGACTGGCATATCGCCTGCAGAGGCGGGCGCTAAAATTGAAAATTTGACAGTCGTTCCTCTAAACACCAGGCATTATGATGGTTATTTTCCAAAGTATGGGTACGTGAAGGAGGTAAGAGAGCACTCTGGATTTGGATGGTATTTCTTATACGCTTCACTTCTCGCACTTTCGTTTTTAACTCTCTTTGCATATGCCCTCAGGAAAGAGAAAAAAAGGTGTCCTGTTTGTAATTACGAACTTGAACCCGATTTTGAGTACTGTCCAAACTGTGGTTACTGGCTGAGAAAACCCTAA